In Carya illinoinensis cultivar Pawnee chromosome 10, C.illinoinensisPawnee_v1, whole genome shotgun sequence, one DNA window encodes the following:
- the LOC122278343 gene encoding glutathione S-transferase zeta class-like — translation MATGRSGDKNQLKLYSFWLSSCSHRVRIALNLKGLSYEYIAVDLSKDEQFSPEFSKLNPLGYVPVLVDGDIVLADSLAIIMYLEEKYPQHPLLPQDLQKRGINYQVANIVFSSIQPRQIPLYRRVRLPKYIEKVGPNESLAWAKFHNDKGFTAIEKLLKDHSGRYATGDEVSLADLFLAPQIHAAINRFDVDMTQFPLLSRLNKAYNEIPAFRDTTPEKQPDAPAKAC, via the exons ATG GCGACTGGTAGAAGTGGCGATAAGAATCAGCTGAAGCTGTATTCGTTCTGGCTCAGCTCTTGCTCCCACCGTGTTCGTATTGCTCTCAACTTGAAAG GGTTAAGTTATGAGTATATAGCAGTTGACTTGTCGAAGGACGAGCAATTCAGTCCGG AGTTTTCAAAGCTCAATCCTCTTGGTTACGTGCCAGTGCTCGTGGATGGGGACATCGTACTTGCCGACTCTCTTGCCATCATAATG tatttagaagagaaatatcCGCAGCATCCATTGTTGCCTCAAGATCTTCAGAAACGAGGCATCAATTACCAG GTGGCTAATATTGTTTTCTCAAGCATACAGCCTCGTCAAATACCGCTATATCGGCGAGTGAGACTTCCG AAATACATCGAGAAAGTTGGTCCCAACGAGAGCCTTGCTTGGGCTAAATTTCATAATGACAAAGGCTTTACTG CAATTGAAAAGTTGTTAAAAGACCATTCCGGAAGATATGCTACTGGAGATGAAGTTTCCCTG GCAGATTTGTTTCTAGCGCCTCAGATTCATGCAGCAATTAATCGATTCGATGTTGACATG ACTCAGTTCCCTCTTTTATCCCGGCTGAATAAGGCATACAATGAAATCCCAGCTTTTCGAGATACTACTCCAGAAAAGCAGCCGGATGCTCCTGCAAAAGCTTGTTAA